The sequence below is a genomic window from Sneathiella marina.
AACCTGGATTGCAGGCCTTCTTCAAGCCAGTCCATTTCCGTTCCCGCCACATATTGTACCGCTTCATGATCGATCAGCAGGGTAACATTGTCGGTAGTGACAATGGCATCATCGGGCTTCTGGTCGGAGGCGTAGTCCATGGTGTAACTGAGGCCATTGCACCCCGTATTGGTGATCCCAATGCGTAGACCCAGCGTGTCGCCGTCATTCTGGCCCAGCAGGGTTTGCACCCGTTCCATGGCCCGTTCCGTCATTGTCATAATCTGTGTATCAGTCATCTTTTACCTCGGGGTTACCCCAATCAACTCTATAAATATTGTGTTAAAACATCCCTAAATCAAGCTTTGCCGCTTCGGACATGTTATCCGGTGTCCAGGGCGGGTCCCACAGGATCTCCACCGAGACATTCTTAACGCCAAGTACGGGAAGAACCGCATCGCGGACCCAAATGGGAATTTCACCGGCCACCGGGCATCCCGGTGCGGTCAGGGTCATGCCGACGAAGACATCGCCATCATCGGCGATATCAATGACGTAAATAAGCCCCAGATCATAAATATTGACGGGAATTTCCGGATCATAAATGCCGCGTATGGCCTCGACAATCGGGGCCTCAAGCGGATTGGAGGAGGTTCCTTCCACATATGGCCCGGTGGCTTTTGGCCGCTCTATTTTATCAACAACAGTCATACCGTTTCCTATTCCGTCGAAATCTCGTCACTGCCATCCATGGCAGAGGTCATGGCGTGCCAGGCGAGGGTGGCGCATTTGACCCGCATGGGGAATTCCTTCACGCCGGCCAGCACCATCAGCCGCTCCGTATCGTCCCCGGCGTCAAAATCATCGTCTTCACCCTTGACCAGCTTCTGGAAACCGTCAAAAATGAACTTGGCTTCGCCTTCGGTCTTACCCTTGATGATTTCCGTCATCATGGAGGCGGAGGCGAGAGAGATCGCGCAGCCCTTTCCTTCAAAGGCCGCATCCTCGATCAACCCGTTATGACCCATTTTCAGATAGACATTGACCGTATCACCGCACAGCGGGTTATAGCCATGGGCCTCGTGATTGGCATCTTCGGGATGGCGGAAATTCCGCGGATGCTTGCTGTGATCGAGGATCACTTCCTGATACAATTCCCGTAAATCGTCGAACATAAAAACTACCCTTACCCGAAAATCTCTTGAACGCTTTTGATGGAGGCCACCAGGGCATCCACATCCGCACGGTTATTATAGAGCGCAAAAGACGCGCGCGCCGTCGATGCCACATCAAAATGATCCATCAATGGCTGCGCGCAATGATGACCAACCCGGATTGCCACGCCACTGCGATCGACAATGGTGCCGATATCATGGGGGTGGACACCTTCCATGGTGAAGGAAATGATGCTCGCCTTGTGCTTTGCCTGACCAATGATCTTGACGCTGTTGATCTGGCTCAACTGTTCCGTGGCGTAGGCCAGCAGAGACTGTTCATGGGCGCCGATCTTGTCGAGGCCGATGCTGTTGATATAGTCAATGGCGGTGCCCAGTCCGATCGCCTGAACAATGGGCGGCGTGCCCGCCTCGAACTTGCTGTGACCCTTGGCATAAGTTGTTTTCTCAAACGTCACCCGGTTGATCATATCGCCGCCGCCTTGATAAGGCGGCATTTTGGCGAGCAGCTCGGCCTTGCCATAGAGCACACCGATGCCTGTGGGGCCAAAGACCTTGTGACCGGTGAAAACATAGAAATCCGCCCCGATTTCCTGCATATCGACTTTTAAATGGGGCACCGCCTGCGATCCATCCACAAGCACCACGGCGCCGGCATCATGGGCCGCATCGATGATCTGGCGGATCGGCGTAATGGTGCCGATGGCATTGGAGATATGGGTGACGGCCACAATTTTTGTCTTTGGGCCCAGCATGTCGAGATAGCTCTCCAGCATAAACTCACCATGCTCATCAATGGGAACCGCCCGAACCGTCGCGCCGGTTTTCTCGGCAATCAGTTGCCAGGGGACAATATTGGAATGATGCTCAAGGTAGGAGAGAATGATTTCATCGCCGGGCTGTAAATTGGCCCCGCCATAGGACGCGGCGACCAGATTGATGGATTCTGTCGCATTCTTGGTGAAAATCACCTCATCCAGGCTGCCTGCATTGATATGGGCGCGGATGGTCTCGCGGGACGCTTCATACAGCTCCGTTGAGGACTGGCTGAGAAAATGAACCCCCCGATGCACATTGGCATAGGTCTCGGCATAGGCTTTTTGCACGGCATCGAGAACCACTGTCGGTTTTTGCGCCGACGCCCCGCTATCGAGATAGATAAGCGGCTTGCCATGGACTTCCGTCCCGAAAATGGGGAAATCCCGGCGGATCTTTTCAATATCAAATGTTGTCATATCGTTCATGACAGCTCCTTAAACCTGATCCAGCCACTCGGTGGCGATATCTGAAAAATAAGCTTTGATGCGATCATCGGAAATTTCCTCGATAACATCGGCCAGAAAAGCATCAATCAGCATTTTACGGGCTGATTTTTCGTCGATGCCCCGTGACTGCAAATAGAAGAGGGCGTCCTCGTCCAACTCACCGGAGGTTGCGCCATGACTACATTTCACGTCATCGGCGTAAATTTCCAGTTCCGGCTTGCAGGCAACGGTTGCCCGGTCCGATAACAAAAGCGCCTTGCTGAGCTGGTCGCCCGCCACTTGCTGGGCATCTTCGGCAATATGGATCTTGCCTTGAAAAATACCACGGGCTTCCCCGTCCAGCACACCTTTATAAATCTGTGCGCTTTCATTCTGCGGTACCGTATGCAGGGTTAAAGTCGTCGTATCGCAATGCTGCTTGCCGCGCATAAGATAGGCGCCGTTCAGGATACTTTTCGCGCCGGACCCGGTAATTTTCGTGGTCAATTCATTGCGGGACAGCTTACCGCCCGTAGAAAGACTGAAATTTTCATAAATCGCGTCGTCAGCCACGTCGCATTCGGTCAAGGCAAGATGAAAGGCCGCGATGCTTTCATTCTGGTACTTGAAATGCCGCAATACGGCGCCCGCCTGCAGCGAAATACTGGTCTGCGGATTGGTGAAATAGCTTGTCGTGGCCTCGCTGACATGTTCTTCCAGCAATGTGACCTGGGCGCCATCGCCCATCCGGATAATATTACGCATATGCCGGGCAGGGCGGTCTGTGGCATTGGTCGATAAAAACCTGATCCGCAACGGCTGATCAAGGGTGACACCCGCGGCGACTTTCAGGACAAAGCCATCCTCCATAAAGGCCGTATTCAGCGCGACAAGCGCCTGCTGCGGTGCCGCCATTGGAATAAGGTCCGCGTTTCCCACATCCAGTTCTGCAGCCAGGGACGTCAGCTCAACGCCCGTTGGCAGGCTGCCAAGCTGGCTGGCCGCGGCATCAAACCGTCCATCCTTGAAGACCATGGTATGGCCAGCGTCAAATTCCGGGTTGGGGAGCGATGTTTCACCGGGCTCCGCCGCGTCATTGGCAACCCCTTTGGTCAGCCCATTGAGGTTCGTGAAGCGCCATTCCTCAATCCGGTGATTGGGGAAATCCAGATCAGCAAAGGCGTTCAGCCCATTGGTTCGCAGCTGCGCCGTCGCCGGATCTTGATGTCCCGGCAATTGGGGAAGTTCGGCGGCGAAGCGGTCCACATAATTCTGCGCAAGAGGTGTCAGGTTTTTCATAATTTTCACAAATTTACCAATAGCTTACATGTCATTCTTAAGGTCAGGCTGCACTCATTTCCGCATAGCCCTTTTCCTCCAGTTCCAGCGCCAGGGACTTGTCGCCGGATTTCACGATTTGACCATCGGCCAATACATGAACAAAGTCCGGAACGATATAATCCAGAAGCCGCTGATAATGGGTGATGATCAATCCCGCACGTTCGGGGCTGCGCAGGCGGTTGACCCCATCGGCCGCTATTTTCAGGGCATCTATATCCAATCCGGAATCTGTTTCATCCAGAAGCATCAGATCCGGCTCCAGCAGGGACATCTGCAAGACTTCATTGCGTTTCTTTTCACCGCCGGAGAAGCCGACATTGACGGCCCGCTTCAGCATATCGTCCTTGATGCCAAGCTCCTTGGTCTTGATGCGGACCAGTTTCAGGAACTCCATGGCATCGACTTCCTGTTCGCCGCGGGCCTTGCGTTGGGCGTTATAAGCCGTTTTCAAAAAAGTCGCCGAGGCGACACCCGGGATTTCCACCGGGTACTGAAAGGCCAGGAATATACCGCTTGTCGCCCGCTCATCGGGGGACAGGGCCAGGAGATCCTCGCCCTTGTAAGTAACCGTGCCGCCGGTGACCTCATATCCGTCCCGGCCGGCCAGCACATAGGAAAGCGTGCTCTTGCCCGCTCCGTTCGGGCCCATAATGGCGTGAATTTCACCGGCATTGATGGTCAAGGTGATGCCTTTAAGGATTGCCTTGCCGCCAACGGTCGCGTGAAGGTCTTTAATCTCTAACATAGTATTTCTCCACCTTTATCAGGGGCTTAGCGCCCGAATTTCATTATCCAACGGAACCTTCTAAGCTGATGCCGACCAGTTTCTGGGCTTCAACCGCGAATTCCATGGGCAGTTTCTGAAGCACTTCCTTGCAGAAACCATTGACGATCAGGGCCATGCTTTCCTCTTCAGTCAGGCCGCGCTGCTGGCAATAGAACAGCTGCTCTTCACTGACCTTGGACGTGGTTGCCTCATGCTCGATTTTCGCCGTCCGGCTCTGGTTCTCGATATAGGGAACCGTATGGGCGCCGCATTTATCGCCAATAAGCAGGCTGTCGCAGACTGTATGATTGCGTGCGTTGTCGGCTTTTCGACCCATGCGGACCAATCCGCGATATGTATTCTGCGCTCTACCGGCCGATATGCCCTTGGAGATGATGGTGCTGGACGTATTCTTGCCCAGATGGATCATCTTGGTCCCGGTATCCGCCTGTTGCAGGTTGTTTGTAATGGCAATGGAATAAAACTCCCCAACGGAATTATCCCCCTGCAGGATACAGGACGGGTATTTCCAGGTAATGGCGGAGCCTGTTTCCACTTGCGTCCAGGACACCTTGGCATTCTCGCCGCGACAGGCGGCGCGCTTGGTGACGAAGTTATAAATTCCGCCAACGCCATTTTCATCACCGGGATACCAGTTCTGCACGGTCGAATATTTGATTTCCGCATCTTTATGGATCACCAGCTCAACCACAGCGGCATGCAGCTGGTTTTCATCGCGCATGGGCGCCGTGCAGCCTTCCAGATAACTGACATAGCTTTCATCATCGGCGATAATCAGGGTCCGTTCAAACTGTCCGGTCTGGGCCGCATTGATGCGGAAATAGGTGCTGAGCTCCATGGGGCAGCGCACCCCTTTTGGAATGTAACAAAAGGATCCGTCCGTAAACACGGCGGAGTTCAAGGCCGCATAGTAGTTATCCGTATAGGGCACGACAGAGCCGATATATTTCTGAACCAGTTCGGGATGGTCGCGCACCGCCTCCGAGATCGGGCAGAAGATCACGCCTTCTTCCTCAAGCCGGGCCTTGAAGGTGGTGGCCACGGAAACACTGTCAAACACCGCATCCACAGCAACATTATGGGCCCCTTCAACACCGGCCAGAACTTCCTGTTCCTTCAGCGGAATACCGAGTTTCTTGTAGACTTCCAGCAACTCCGGATCGACTTCATCCAGGCTTTTCAGCTTTTCCTTCACTTTCGGAGCGGAATAGTAATAGATATCCTGAAAATCGATTTTCGGATAATCGACCTTGGCCCATTCGGGCTCAATCATGGTCAGCCAGTGCCGGTACGCTTTCAGGCGCCATTCCAGCAACCATTCGGGCTCTTCCTTCTTGGCGGAGATAAAGCGGACAATATCTTCGCTCAGGCCGATAGGCGCTGTATCCGCTTCGATATCGCTGACAAATCCATATTTGTACTTTTCCGAAACGGAAGCGACCTGCTCGACTGTTTCCTGGCTAATGGCCATTTCTTTACTCCGCAATGGTCACATGGGCCGCATCCGCGCTGCCCAGGGACTTCTTCTGTAAACTGATTTGTTGGGTGTCCTGGCACATATCTGCCAATGTCACCTCTTCAAGCGCTGCATTCAGCGCCCGGTTTATTTTTTCCCAGCCGCCGCGCATGGGGCAGCATTCCTCAACCGAGCAATCCTCTTCGCTTTCATCCACGCAGGAGGTGACGGCGAGGGGGCCTTCCATGGCCCGGACGATATCCGCAATGGAAATTTCCGCAGGCTGGGCCGTCAGCTCGTATCCACCATGGGCGCCCCGATGGGAGACGAGCATTTTACCCTTGGCCAATACCCGCAGGATTTTGGCTGCCGTGGGCACCGTCAGGCCCGTATGCAGGGATATATCAGGCGCGGTCATAACCCGGCCCGGCATCCGCGCCATCTCGGACATGATCACAACGCCATAATCTGTCATTTTGCTCAGTTTTATCATGATATCATCTATATCGTACTAATTTAGTCTTATTTCAAGATTTTATAACAGACAAATTTGGTCTTGTATATAGAAGCGCGGGCCAGTGCTGGCAAGAAAACTATTCATAAATTCTTGGAAAGGCTGGAATCAAAATAGGCAGGTAAATAAATTATTCCTGCCTATTGGAAAATATTACAGTTTTTTGGTCAGTTTTTCTTGTGTGATTTACTCTCGTGATTTGCCGGCAGACAGTTCAAGGCAATGATGGCTATGCCTACATCCGCCTTTGCGTCACAGTCAAGTGAATGAGGAACACCAGGAAGCGGATCGACGTTATACCGAAGATGGCCGGGATCATCTGTATCTTCAGCCATGCGCATGCCGGTTGTGACGCCACCGCACGAAACGGTTTTATTTTCCGCAAAAACGGAAGCAGGAAGGATCATGATGTGCTCTGTATCATCTGTGTCATATGCCCGGGCGCAATATTGTGCCGTGAACTCGGAATATGAAGTTGCTTGTGAAACCATGTTCTCCGCGTGAGCAGCCGAGACAAATGCAAGTATTGGCAGACAAGCCAAAATTCCAATTTTCATAAAAATCTCCTTTATCAATTTAATGCTGTAAAAAATGAACCTGAATACAAAAAATAGTAAATTATCTATATTAATTCTATTTTAAGTAGAATATTCTCCATATGGGAATTATGTTGACAAGATCAATTGCCGGGGCAAGGTGATTGATGCTAGAAAGTGAGGATGACTTACTGCGCACAAATTATTGACCGGATTATCAACTCCATTCATCAAATGGCGGGATAACCTGTGTCTTAAGTCGCAAGTCCAACCCGCCCAGTGAGGCGGGTTTTTTCATGCCGTCTCTTTGAGCCTTTAAATATGGTCACGGAGAAAAAATTATGTCGACAGATAACCAAGAGCAAACGGCCAAGCCGATGTTACATCTTGTTTGCGGGAAAATTTGCTCGGGAAAATCGACGCTGGTAAACCAGCTCGCCCAAGGATCCAAATCAATTCTTCTGAGTGAAGATGCGTGGTTGACGGCTCTTTACCCGGGTGAAATAAAGGATTTGAGGGATTATGTCCGGTACTCCGGACGGCTGAAAACGGCCTTGGGCGGGCATATTCAGGCGTTACTGGTCACCGGCAATACAGTGGTTCTCGATTTCCCAGCAAATACTGTTGAGGGCCGGTTATGGCTGAAAACCTTGTTTGAGACGGCCGGGGTTGCCCATGAGCTGCATTTTCTCGATGTGCCGGATGACATCTGCAAGGCGCGATTACAGGCGCGCAACGCCACGGGAGAGCATCCTTTCAAAACCACAGACGCGGAATATGACCTGATCAGCAGCTATTTCGTCCCCCCGGCGGCGGCGGAAGGGTTTAATATCATCCGGCATAAATCCTGATCGCCGGTTTCCAGATAATTTTATTCACCAGCCAATTGCTGTGGGGGATGCATAAATGCTAGAAGCCTCTCACTGATCAAACTCCAACTTATTGGACCCACGATTTATGGCAGCTCCTATCCTGGCCCTTCAGAATGCCCGCGTCACGTTTGGTGGGGGTGATTTGTTTTCCGATATTTCCCTCGGGGTGGAGCGGGGCATGCGTATTGCGTTGATGGGACGCAATGGATCGGGAAAATCCACCTTGCTGAAAGCCATAGCCGGCGATATCGATCTGGACGGCGGGGAGAGGTTCCTGCAAACCGGTGTTCGCGTCAGTTATCTGCGGCAGCAACCGACTATCGTCCCGGGACGGACTGTCTATGAGCAGGTTCAAAGCGGCTTGCCCAAAGGCGCCGCCGATGACGGGGGCGATACCAGCTATCTGGTGGATCAGGTGCTGGTGGGTGTGGGGATCGACGGCAGCCGCCAGCTGGATACGTTGTCCGGCGGAGAGGCGCGGCGTGTTTCCCTGGCTGAGGCGCTTGTTTCCGAGCCTGATGTATTGCTTTTAGATGAGCCGACTAACCATTTGGATATAAACACAATTCTCTGGCTGGAAGGGGAGCTGAAAGCGTTTAAGGGCGCCCTTATGATCATCAGCCATGATCGACAGTTTTTAAAGAACCTGACCAATCGCCTGTTCTGGCTGGATCGTGGTCAGCTGCGCACCCATGGCAAGGGATTTTCGGCCTTTGATCACTGGTCGGAGGAAATTCTTCGCCGTGAAGAGGTGGAAGCCAAGAAACTGGACAAGAAAATAGCCGAGGAAACCGACTGGTCCCGCAAGGGCATTACAGCAAGGCGGGCGCGGAATGAGGGTCGCATCCGGGCCTTGCATCGGTTGCGCGCTGAACGGGCAGAACGCGCCGCGCCAGTCGGCAATGCCAAGCTAACCGTGAGCGCCGGCAGCAAGAGCGGAAAAACGGTCGTTGAAGCACATGATATTTCCAAAATATATATGGATGAACTTAAGCAAGAACAGGAAGTTATTCGAAAATTCTCAACTAAAATACAAAGAGGCGACCGGGTCGGTATCATTGGCCCCAATGGTGCCGGTAAAACCACTTTATTGAAGATCCTCATGGGGGAACTTGAACCCACCACGGGAGAGGTCAAACTGGGTACCAACCTGACCCCGGCCATATTTGATCAGCATCGGGACAGTCTGGATCCGGATACCAGTCTTTGGGACACCCTGGCCGATCCCGGCAGCGGTCAATTGCTGGTGCGCGGCGAAGTTCGGCATGTGGTGGCCTATTTGCGGGATTTCCTGTTTGAAGACAGGCAGGCGAAAAGCCCGGTCAAATCCCTGTCGGGCGGAGAGAAGAACCGCTTGCTGCTCGCCAAGTTGCTGGCACGGGAAAGTAATCTGCTGGTGCTGGACGAGCCGACAAATGATCTTGATATGGAAACCCTTGATCTCCTCCAGGAAATGCTAAGTTCTTATTCCGGAACCCTGCTTGTGGTCAGCCATGACCGCGACTTCCTCGATCAATTGGTGACATCAACCATTGTCATCGAGGAGGGCGGGCATGTGGATGAATATGTGGGCGGCTATTCCGATTACATACGGGGCCGCAAGGACAGAGGCGCAAAATCCCGAAAAACTGCCGATAAAAAAACATTGCCGGCCGATAACAGGGAAAAACAAAGCCGAAAGAAGCTCACCTATAAGGATCAACGCGATCTGGAGCGGTTGCCAGCGGAAATCGAGAAGCTGGACGCGGATATTGCGAAACTGGAAAGCGACCTGGCTGACCCGGAGTTCTTTAACAAGAACCCCGACTTGTTTAACGCCAGTGTGGCCAAGTTATCGGAATACAAGACGCAAAAAGAGACTTATGAGGATCGCTGGCTGGAGCTGGAGATACTGCAAGAAGAGATGAACGGCGCCTAAAGCGGGAATTCTATGCCAAGGGCAGGTTATGCAGTTTTAGAAAACTGAGTTTATCCCAATATCCGCGCTGAAAGACAATCAGCTCATTTTTTACCGTGAAAAACCCGCATCCGCGCAAGCCAACGGGATCGCGCCATTCCAGTATGGCGACATCACCAGCTTCATGAATTGTCTCTGGAATACAAACCATATCCGAGGCGGCAAATTCCCGGGCAAACATGGCCTGTATGGCTGCGCGGCCCGTGACAGGGGCCTGGGTAACTTGATGATTAACGGCCTCCTCGGCATATAATTCCGCAATTGACGCGGCATTGCCCTCATTGAACCGCTTAACCCATTCGTCGACAATCTGACGGGGCGTCATTGAAGGCTCATCTGGCATTTTTCGGCCCTATTGCTGGCGGGCACTGACGGGAACCAAGCCGCAGGTACGCAAGATTGTGGTAATGATATTGTTGGTCGCCACGTTGAAATCTTCATCGGTAAGGCCATTTTCCCGCCCCAGAATGGCGGACCACTGGCTTTCAAAATCGGCCCAGGTCTGGGTGAGGGCCCAGATATGGAAAATAAGATGCTGGCTATCGACCGGCGCCATTTTGCCCTGTTCAATCCAGGTATCGATGAGCGCAGCCTTTTCATCCACCCAGTCCTTTAGTTCGGTGGAGAGGTAGGTATTGATCCGCGGCGCTCCGCGAATAAGTTCATTGGCAAATACTCGGGAGGCTTCGGGCCGGGATTTGGAGAGTTCCATTTTTGCCCGCACATAGTCACTCAGCGTGGCGGCGGGATCATCAGATTCTCCGAGGCCCTTGAAGGAGGAGAGCCAGACATCAACAATATCATCCAGAACCGCCCGATAGAGCTTTTCCTTGGTGCCAAAATAATAATGGATATTGGCCTTGGGTAAATCCGCTTCCAGGGCAATGGCTGAAGTTGTGGCGCCACGAAACCCCGATTCTGCGAACACCTTCTCGGCGGCCTTCATAATACGTTCCATGTTGGCAAGGCGAATTCTTCCTTGCGCATTTCCATCTGTAGATTGATCCACTTAACTACCCAACTGGTTCTAAAACTAATTCTGGCGCCCGAATATTGAGTTAAAAATCCACTATTTCAAGCCGTCTTGCAACTAATTTTAAAAAAACTTGACCATTTGGTCAGTTTTTAGTTATGGTTTTGGCAACAAGGGAATGTCCAAAAAAATAAAAAGTGATTTTGGGCAACAACAGGGGAAAAGACTTATGAGCGATATCGCTGTCGGACGGCTGTCCGATGAAGAGTTGGCGCAAAATTTTTCTGATATGTATCCGCGACTTGACCGAAAGACAGCGCTGATTGAAGCCAGCCGCTGTTACTTCTGTTATGACGCGCCCTGCATGGAGGCTTGCCCGACGGGAATCGATATTCCCAATTTTATCCGGAAAATTTCAACGGATAATGTGCGGGGCTCCGCCCTGGATATTCTCGATGAAAATATCATGGGAGGCGCTTGTGCCCGTGTTTGCCCAACAGAGGTTCTCTGCGAAGGGGCCTGCGTGAGGACGGCACAGGAGAATAAGCCGGTTGTGATCGGAAAGCTCCAGCGTTACGCCACAGACTGGTTGATGGACAGCGCGGAGCAACCCTATGAAAGAGGCCCTGCGACGGGGAAAAAAATAGCCATTATCGGCGCCGGACCGGCCGGGCTTGCCGCGGCGCATCGCCTGGCTATCCTGGGTCATGAAGTGGATATATTCGAGGCCTTACCAAAATCCGGTGGCCTTAATGAATACGGCATAGCGGCCTATAAGGTGCCGGATAACTTTGCCCAGAAGGAAGTGGATTTTATCCTCGGCATTGGCGGGATTACCGTTCATCATGAAAAACGGCTGGGCGAGGATATCCATCTTGGGGATTTGCGTCGTGACTATGATGCGGTGTTTATCGGAAGCGGTCTTGGCTCTGTTCAGGCCATGGGGCTGGATAACGAACATATGGACGGTTTGTATAACGCTGTCGATTATATTGCCGACTTGCGCCAGACGGATGATTTGAGCGCTTTATTGGTTGGCCGTCATGTTGTGGTCATCGGCGGTGGCAGTACGGCAATCGATATCGCCGTGAAGAAGAAACGGCTTGGCGCGGAAAGCGTCACATTGGTTTACCGGCGTGGTGCGGCGGATATGAGCGCAACTCTGGTCGAGCAGAAATTTGCCCAGAATAACAATGTTACCATTAAGCACTGGATGCAGCCGGTAGCCGTCAAGACAGTTGAAGACCATGTCAATGGAGTTGAGTTCGAATATACGGAACTGGATCGTGATGGAAAACTGACCGGAACAGGGGAGACAACAACGCTGCACGCAGATATGGTTTTCAAGGCCATCGGACAGGTGTTTGTTCCGGATCCTGTTACCCATGACTCGGGCCGACTGGAGCTGCAGAATAACAGAATTGTCGTTGACGAGAATTACGCGACATCCCTGGCCGGCGTCTATGCGGGCGGTGACTGCGTTGTTGATAATGTCGGATTAACCGTGGCAGCTGTTCAGGATGGCAAA
It includes:
- a CDS encoding TetR/AcrR family transcriptional regulator; this encodes MDQSTDGNAQGRIRLANMERIMKAAEKVFAESGFRGATTSAIALEADLPKANIHYYFGTKEKLYRAVLDDIVDVWLSSFKGLGESDDPAATLSDYVRAKMELSKSRPEASRVFANELIRGAPRINTYLSTELKDWVDEKAALIDTWIEQGKMAPVDSQHLIFHIWALTQTWADFESQWSAILGRENGLTDEDFNVATNNIITTILRTCGLVPVSARQQ
- a CDS encoding NAD(P)-dependent oxidoreductase; this translates as MSDIAVGRLSDEELAQNFSDMYPRLDRKTALIEASRCYFCYDAPCMEACPTGIDIPNFIRKISTDNVRGSALDILDENIMGGACARVCPTEVLCEGACVRTAQENKPVVIGKLQRYATDWLMDSAEQPYERGPATGKKIAIIGAGPAGLAAAHRLAILGHEVDIFEALPKSGGLNEYGIAAYKVPDNFAQKEVDFILGIGGITVHHEKRLGEDIHLGDLRRDYDAVFIGSGLGSVQAMGLDNEHMDGLYNAVDYIADLRQTDDLSALLVGRHVVVIGGGSTAIDIAVKKKRLGAESVTLVYRRGAADMSATLVEQKFAQNNNVTIKHWMQPVAVKTVEDHVNGVEFEYTELDRDGKLTGTGETTTLHADMVFKAIGQVFVPDPVTHDSGRLELQNNRIVVDENYATSLAGVYAGGDCVVDNVGLTVAAVQDGKQAAKSINDYLMNS
- a CDS encoding nuclear transport factor 2 family protein translates to MTPRQIVDEWVKRFNEGNAASIAELYAEEAVNHQVTQAPVTGRAAIQAMFAREFAASDMVCIPETIHEAGDVAILEWRDPVGLRGCGFFTVKNELIVFQRGYWDKLSFLKLHNLPLA